A region from the Enterococcus faecium genome encodes:
- a CDS encoding restriction endonuclease subunit S, translating to MSNDTQPEIRFPGFTEDWEQRELSDISTKVQTKNKDREFTETLTNSAEFGIISQNDFFDKEISNKNNIDGYYVVKPNDFVYNPRISNFAPVGPIKRNKLGRTGVMSPLYYVFSTNNIDNQYLETYFSTSYWHKFMKLNGDSGARADRFAIRDSVFVKMPIPYPSREEQEKIGQFFEVLSNAIALQQRKLDLLKETKKGFLQKMFPKNGAKVPEIRFPGFTEDWEQRKLGEVVERVTRKNKKLESIRPLTISAQEGLIDQNEFFNKTVASRDVSGYYLVKKGEFAYNKSYSNGYPWGAVKRLNQYDMGVLSTLYIVFKPKKIDSDFLEKYYDTTYWYKEVSKHAAEGARNHGLLNIAASDFFETEIVMPLKIEEQQKIGAFFKQLDDTIALHQRELDVLKETKKGFLQKMFV from the coding sequence ATGAGCAATGATACACAACCAGAAATTCGTTTCCCAGGATTTACGGAAGATTGGGAACAGCGAGAGTTAAGTGATATATCGACAAAAGTACAAACCAAAAATAAAGATAGAGAATTTACAGAAACCCTAACCAACTCGGCAGAATTTGGAATTATATCCCAAAATGATTTTTTTGATAAAGAAATATCAAATAAGAATAATATTGATGGATATTATGTGGTTAAACCAAATGACTTTGTTTATAACCCACGAATCTCCAATTTTGCTCCTGTTGGTCCAATTAAAAGAAATAAATTAGGTAGAACTGGTGTAATGTCGCCACTTTATTATGTTTTTTCAACAAACAATATAGACAATCAGTATTTAGAAACCTATTTTTCTACTTCATACTGGCACAAATTTATGAAATTAAATGGTGATTCAGGTGCTCGTGCGGATAGGTTTGCTATAAGGGATTCTGTATTTGTTAAAATGCCAATTCCTTATCCTTCACGTGAAGAACAAGAAAAAATAGGACAATTTTTTGAGGTTCTATCAAATGCTATCGCACTTCAACAACGTAAGCTAGATTTATTAAAGGAAACGAAAAAAGGATTCTTACAAAAAATGTTCCCTAAAAACGGAGCAAAAGTGCCAGAAATTCGGTTCCCTGGTTTTACGGAGGATTGGGAACAGCGGAAGCTGGGGGAAGTAGTTGAAAGAGTCACTCGTAAAAATAAAAAATTAGAATCAATTCGACCGTTAACGATTTCAGCTCAAGAAGGATTGATAGACCAAAATGAATTCTTTAATAAAACAGTTGCTAGTCGTGATGTGAGTGGATATTATCTCGTAAAAAAAGGTGAGTTTGCGTATAATAAATCCTACTCAAATGGTTATCCATGGGGAGCTGTCAAACGATTAAATCAATATGATATGGGTGTTTTATCTACTTTATACATTGTATTTAAGCCTAAGAAAATTGATTCTGATTTTTTAGAAAAATATTATGATACTACTTATTGGTATAAGGAAGTTTCAAAGCATGCTGCTGAAGGAGCAAGAAACCATGGACTACTGAATATTGCAGCCTCGGATTTCTTTGAAACTGAGATTGTTATGCCTTTAAAAATTGAAGAACAACAAAAAATCGGCGCATTCTTCAAACAACTCGACGACACGATCGCTCTTCACCAACGCGAATTAGATGTACTAAAAGAAACGAAAAAAGGCTTCTTGCAAAAGATGTTTGTTTAG
- a CDS encoding type I restriction-modification system subunit M, translating into MGAELNQKLFSAADNLRSKMDASEYKNYLLGLIFYKYLSDRLLEQVVLLADESLDEYDTVSKQTMLYRELLSDEESKEDLIATIVDILGYAIAPEYLFNVLADQAKQATFQLNDLNKAFVQLASTYNQFNGLFDDVDLQSKKLGTDEQQRNVTITEVIKKLNDVEVLGHDGDVIGDAYEFLISRFASEAGKKAGEFYTPHMVSDMMAQIVTLDQKERPFFSVFDPTMGSGSLMLNVRNYLTHPDNVKYHGQELNTTTYNLAKMNLILHGVDAEEMNLRNGDTLNKDWPTDEPYTFDAVVMNPPYSANWSADTTFLDDSRFNRYGKLAPKSKADFAFLLHGFYHLKETGTMAIVLPHGVLFRGAAEGVIRQKLLEDGSIYAVIGMPANLFFGTSIPTTVIVLKKNRQTRDVLFIDASREFVKGKNQNKLSEENIQKILETYAERKDVEKYAHLATFDEIKENDYNLNIPRYVDTFEEEEPIDMVHVGNDIKKIRQEQQVLEKELLETISSLQTTPENEAWLQGALEVFKHEQ; encoded by the coding sequence TTGGGTGCAGAATTAAATCAGAAGTTATTTAGTGCGGCAGATAATCTCCGTAGCAAAATGGATGCGTCAGAATATAAAAATTATTTATTGGGGCTGATTTTCTATAAATATTTATCCGACCGTTTGCTGGAACAAGTGGTTCTTTTAGCAGATGAATCCTTAGATGAATATGACACAGTAAGCAAACAAACAATGTTGTATCGTGAATTACTTTCAGATGAAGAATCAAAAGAAGATCTGATTGCCACAATCGTTGATATTTTGGGATATGCAATTGCACCAGAGTATCTTTTCAACGTCTTAGCGGATCAAGCAAAACAAGCAACGTTCCAATTGAACGATCTAAACAAAGCCTTTGTGCAATTGGCATCTACCTACAATCAATTTAATGGGTTATTTGATGATGTGGATCTCCAATCAAAAAAACTAGGAACAGATGAGCAACAACGAAATGTGACGATTACCGAAGTTATCAAGAAATTGAATGACGTGGAAGTTTTAGGTCACGATGGGGATGTGATCGGGGATGCGTATGAATTTCTGATCAGTCGATTTGCTTCAGAAGCAGGGAAGAAAGCCGGAGAATTTTATACACCTCACATGGTTTCTGATATGATGGCACAAATCGTGACACTAGATCAAAAAGAACGCCCTTTCTTTAGTGTCTTTGACCCAACCATGGGTTCAGGTTCCTTGATGTTAAATGTACGTAACTACTTAACTCATCCAGATAACGTTAAATATCATGGGCAAGAACTAAATACAACGACATACAATCTAGCAAAAATGAACTTGATTTTACATGGGGTAGATGCCGAAGAAATGAATCTCCGCAATGGGGATACGTTGAATAAGGACTGGCCAACAGATGAACCTTACACATTTGATGCAGTAGTGATGAATCCACCTTATTCGGCTAATTGGTCAGCAGATACGACCTTCTTAGATGATTCTCGGTTTAATCGCTACGGGAAATTAGCGCCAAAATCCAAAGCAGATTTTGCGTTTCTTCTTCACGGTTTCTATCATTTGAAGGAAACAGGGACTATGGCTATCGTCTTGCCACACGGAGTTTTATTCCGTGGCGCTGCAGAAGGGGTCATTCGTCAAAAATTATTAGAAGACGGCAGTATTTATGCTGTGATTGGTATGCCTGCGAACTTGTTCTTTGGTACATCGATTCCAACGACGGTGATTGTATTGAAGAAGAATCGTCAAACTCGAGATGTGTTATTCATTGATGCCAGTCGGGAATTTGTTAAAGGAAAAAATCAGAATAAATTATCGGAAGAAAACATTCAAAAAATCCTCGAAACCTACGCTGAAAGAAAAGATGTGGAGAAATACGCTCATTTGGCAACCTTTGATGAAATCAAAGAAAATGACTATAACTTAAATATCCCACGCTATGTAGATACTTTCGAAGAAGAAGAACCAATTGATATGGTTCATGTCGGAAATGACATCAAGAAGATACGACAAGAACAGCAAGTGCTAGAAAAAGAACTATTGGAAACTATCTCTTCCCTGCAAACAACACCTGAAAACGAAGCGTGGTTACAAGGTGCGCTGGAGGTGTTCAAACATGAGCAATGA
- a CDS encoding SinI family restriction endonuclease, whose amino-acid sequence MPNKNRTFESILNEGLTTEPASIIFDEVIDDVEDSKYHKNLKELFYFAFNNGPSLFTGISVPDSDNPLIMAKIYLTKWCNKYIRDRNNPALKKPLKTFGEKDAALTTRVAANANIDDQKVLNDYLRGHFLYMSAENMNGSILEEYLAEVLEPEGWIWCAGSVYRAVDFCYLGTSPILLQVKNKYNTESSSSSAIRVGTTIRKWNRLNKPTKISGLDSPIPNWKALIEMTEASKELAAKLTENSYLAYINEKSTRELWTLDD is encoded by the coding sequence ATGCCTAACAAAAATAGAACTTTTGAATCAATCTTAAATGAAGGTTTAACCACAGAACCGGCATCCATTATTTTTGATGAAGTTATCGATGACGTTGAAGATAGTAAGTATCATAAAAATTTAAAAGAACTTTTTTATTTTGCATTCAACAATGGACCAAGTTTGTTCACTGGTATATCAGTACCTGATAGTGATAATCCATTAATTATGGCAAAAATTTACTTAACAAAATGGTGTAATAAATACATCAGGGATAGGAATAACCCAGCATTAAAAAAACCTCTTAAAACATTTGGCGAAAAAGATGCTGCTTTAACTACTAGAGTAGCAGCAAATGCTAATATTGATGATCAAAAAGTATTGAATGACTACTTGCGTGGACATTTTTTATATATGAGCGCTGAGAACATGAACGGAAGTATTTTAGAGGAATATTTAGCCGAAGTGTTAGAACCTGAAGGTTGGATTTGGTGCGCCGGCTCTGTATATCGAGCTGTTGATTTCTGTTATTTAGGAACCTCACCAATTCTTTTACAAGTGAAAAATAAATACAATACAGAAAGCAGTTCGAGTTCAGCTATAAGAGTAGGAACAACAATTAGAAAATGGAATCGTTTAAATAAGCCGACAAAAATTTCTGGTTTGGATAGCCCTATCCCCAATTGGAAAGCATTAATAGAAATGACTGAAGCTAGTAAGGAACTGGCAGCTAAGTTAACTGAAAATAGTTATTTAGCTTATATTAATGAAAAATCCACACGAGAATTATGGACACTCGATGACTAA
- a CDS encoding ParA family protein: MVAKKYVIGNFKGGVGKSTCAQMLGFESAVNEGKKTLIIDLDMQGNTSDVMNLTHMNFTNEEGGGEGEPIVYENTVTDVLINNLPPKEAVYKVINNLYILPADMSFEMYDDWIKDQYNDSLSQFKYMKEKLEPLFDEFDVIYLDVPPSISVYSKSAMYIADWAIVVLQTQVKSMRNAMQYLEYMDFFVKEFDTNLYVAGVIPFMLESGDAVDQEMYKQAQEIYGEHLIKNVVLKNARLKRYDGSGITMEKTKKGLLKQWDRKSHELFISILKELEEHENWYAEVE, encoded by the coding sequence GTAGCGAAGAAATATGTAATCGGTAATTTTAAAGGTGGCGTAGGTAAAAGTACGTGCGCGCAAATGTTAGGGTTTGAATCAGCAGTTAATGAAGGAAAAAAAACCTTGATAATTGACTTGGATATGCAAGGAAATACTTCTGATGTGATGAACTTAACGCATATGAACTTCACTAACGAAGAAGGGGGCGGAGAAGGTGAACCGATTGTTTACGAAAATACTGTGACTGACGTGTTGATAAACAATCTTCCACCTAAAGAGGCTGTCTATAAAGTAATCAATAACCTCTATATACTTCCAGCAGACATGTCCTTTGAAATGTATGATGATTGGATCAAAGACCAATATAATGATTCATTATCCCAATTCAAATATATGAAAGAAAAGCTAGAACCATTATTTGATGAGTTTGACGTCATCTATTTAGATGTCCCACCTTCTATTTCTGTATATAGTAAATCCGCGATGTACATTGCGGACTGGGCAATCGTCGTCTTACAGACCCAAGTAAAATCGATGAGAAATGCGATGCAATATCTTGAGTATATGGACTTTTTTGTGAAAGAATTTGATACAAATTTATATGTTGCTGGTGTTATTCCTTTCATGTTGGAAAGCGGTGACGCAGTAGATCAGGAAATGTATAAACAAGCTCAAGAGATTTATGGGGAACATTTGATTAAAAATGTTGTACTCAAAAATGCGCGCTTAAAACGATACGACGGATCAGGTATTACGATGGAGAAGACAAAGAAAGGTCTCTTAAAACAATGGGATCGCAAAAGCCACGAATTATTTATCAGTATTTTGAAAGAATTGGAAGAACACGAGAATTGGTATGCGGAGGTGGAGTAA